Proteins found in one Macrobrachium nipponense isolate FS-2020 chromosome 4, ASM1510439v2, whole genome shotgun sequence genomic segment:
- the LOC135211678 gene encoding flotillin-1-like, producing MAQAELDFLCKKEDYEEVYSQRAMAENAYDLQAAKAKQENMNEKMEIEVIDRRKGVTLEEQETLRREKQLQSSVKQVADAEKYKR from the exons ATGGCGCAAGCCGAGCTGGACTTCCTGTGCAAGAAGGAAGATTACGAGGAGGTCTATTCCCAG AGAGCCATGGCAGAGAATGCCTACGATCTTCAGGCTGCCAAAGcaaagcaagagaatatgaacgaaaagATGGAGATTGAG GTTATCGACAGGAGGAAAGGGGTCACATTGGAGGAACAGGAAACCTTGCGCAGAGAGAAGCAACTGCAGTCCTCAGTCAAGCAGGTAGCAGACGCAGAAAAGTACAA gagatga